In the genome of SAR324 cluster bacterium, the window GCAGCATAAACAACTAATGTAAAAGCCTGCTGCTTCTGACTGTCCGGCTATCAAGTAACTATCCTCAAACACTTCCTGTGGTTCGGGATCTGCTTGGAGTTCCTGAATTAGTTCTTCCCACTGACCCTGCGGCCCAATTCCTCGAGCCAGATCAGCGATTTCCTGCTTTTCTGCCAGCGTCATTAGTTGTTTATGCTGCTTCCCTCGCTTTACAATCTCGTCGATGGTGATTGGCATAGTGCCCCACGCTGGTTGAGTGTTTACAGCTTTTGATTGCTGCACAACTGTAGATCTATCCAAGCCATTTCACAATGCTCAGCCACTAAGACATCAAGGCCAACCGCACAATATCCCCAATCTGAATCTGTCCACCTTGGATTATCTTAGCTGTAATGCCTCCATGCCCACGCATGCTGTTGTAACCCCCAGCCCCTAGATTCTCTTCCATTCTGCTGCAGGGTGCACAGATGCCTGTGGTTTCTAGCAGTACTTCTCCAACTTGGAATTGCTGATGCTTCAAGGCCAGAAGGTTGATCCCCGAAACCACAATGTTCCGCCGCAGCAACTCTGGTGGAATCTCACTCTTGCCCAGTATTCTGGCCACTACGTCTAGGTGTTCCTGCTGAATCAGTGTGACTTGGCGTTTGCCGGTACTCGACTTCTTAAAGTGATCACCCTCGAGCCCTGTGTCTGAGTTGGCGGTGACTTCACTGACAGAATGAACCTCCAACAGGCGCTTGGTACGAATTCCAATCCATTCTACTTTGCCCTGTTGAGGGATGCTGCGGAGGTACTGCCTCTCAAGAGTTTCGTTATAGCTCATCTTCCAGTACCTGCTTTCCAAAAATTATTTAC includes:
- a CDS encoding MOSC domain-containing protein; protein product: MSYNETLERQYLRSIPQQGKVEWIGIRTKRLLEVHSVSEVTANSDTGLEGDHFKKSSTGKRQVTLIQQEHLDVVARILGKSEIPPELLRRNIVVSGINLLALKHQQFQVGEVLLETTGICAPCSRMEENLGAGGYNSMRGHGGITAKIIQGGQIQIGDIVRLALMS